Genomic segment of bacterium:
CTGATCGTCGCGTTCGGAAGCTATGCGGCGCCGGCGATCGCGCTGACGCACCTGTGCGCGGCCCTCGACATCAACGTCCGCACGGAGACCCGGGGCCGCGTGCACTGGGCTACGCACCTCACCGGCCTCACGTCGCGCGATCTCGTGATCGGCATCGGCTTCTGGCAGTGCGACCGTGACGTCGTCGCGGCGGTCCAGTGGGCGAGCGAGCACGGCATCCCCACCGTGGCGATCGCCGACAGCTCGGTCTCGCCGCTTGCGCGGCACGCGAAGCTCAGGGTCATCGTACCGACCGAGGGGATGCTGTTCTTCCAGTCCGTGACGGCAAGCCTCTCGGTGGTCTACGGCCTGATCTCGGCGATGTGGACGCGGATGCCGCCGGCGCGCCGTGCGCGATACTGGCGGATCCGGCGCGCGTTTCGGGATCTCGCCGTGTTCGTCACATAGAGGTGATGGCGATGCGGGTCACCATTGTCGGGTCGGGAGCGATCGGCGGCATCGCCGGCGCGTGGATGTCGATGGCCGGCGAGGACGTGACCTTCGTCGACGTCAACCGGGAGCACGTGGAGCAGTTGCGTACCAAGGGTCTCCTGATCGACGGCGGCCGCGGCGACCACCGGCTGGGACCACAGAAGGCGTTCACTCCCGACGAGCTCACCGACCCCCTGGAGTGCGTGTTCCTCGCCGTCAAGTCCCAGCACACCAAGGCGGCGGTCGAGGGTATCAAGCGCCTCTTGGCTCCCGGAGGCTTCGTCGTTTCACTGCAAAACGGCCTCGTCAACGAGGACGAGATCGCATCCGTGATCGGCCGGGAGCGTACAGTCGGGGCGCTGCCGGACTACGGCGGCGCCTACGTCGACCCCGGCCACCTCGAGTTTGTCATCGAAGGCCCGGTCTACGCGGGCGAACTCGACGGCCGCATCACCCCGCGAATCAAGGAGGTCCACCGGCTGCTGGCCCACGTCGCGGAGGCCGAGCTCCTCACCGACATCAAGGCCCGCATCTGGGCCAAGACCTGCTTCGGTGCCCAGATCGTCGCCAGCGCGCTGGTCGACGCGCCGTCATACCTGGTGGTGGGGGAGGAGCGGGCTCGCCGTGTGGTCGGGCCCCTCGTCCGTGAGGCGCTCGAGGTGGCCTATGCCCACCATGTGGACGTCCCGGGCGGTCCGTTCTTCAAGCCGGAGCTGTACTTCCCCAGGACGCCCGAGGACACGCGGCGGCTCTTCGCATTACATGGATGAGGCCCAGGCCAAACAGAGCGCGTATCGACGGCAGGAGCGCCAGCCTGGCGGTCACAAGTACGTGAAGGTGGCCTCGGGCATCCACTGGGACATCGTCTACCGCAGGCGCAAATCAGAAGTGCGCTGGAGCCATGCGCCGTTGGAGGAGAAGGCGAGAGACGTTGCCGTCCCGGTGCCCCTCAACAGCCGGCTCCACCAGATGATCTACGGGATCGAGGACGGGGAGCGGCAGCTCGGCTGGCACAACTTCGATGAGCTCTACGATCTCATCTGCCGGCTCGGCAAGGCACTGCCGTGATCTCGTCACGGTCGCGACCGCGCGGCCGGCCCGACCCCGGAGCTGCGCGCCGGACACGCACAGAGGAGGAGGAGTGGTGGCAGGATCCACGAGTATCGTCAAAGCGGGACTGTTGATCGATGGGAGCGGTGGGGAGCCGCAACGCGGCATGGCGGTCGTCGTCGAGGGCAACCGCATCACGGACGTGCGTCCCGCGGCCACGCTGGGAACGGTAGGCGACCGCGTCACGGTGCACGATTACCCGGCGCTCACGCTGCTGCCCGGCCTGATCGACACCCATGACCACATCGCCCACCTCGGCTTAGACCTCAAGCGCCGCATGAACACCGTCCCGAGCTTGGCCGTGATGCAGACCGGGCGATGGGCGACAGAGACGCTCATGGCAGGCATCACAGCGTTCCGGGACGCCGCGGGGGCGGATCTCGGTGTGAAGATGGCGATCGACCAGGGAGTGATCGCCGGGCCACGGCTGTTCATCAGCCTGGTCATCATCACGCAGACCGGTGGGCACGGC
This window contains:
- a CDS encoding MurR/RpiR family transcriptional regulator: MKRLVLTDLLAESLPRLSRTHQRVAHFVANNPQFASLASTRQLAERAGVDAATITRFAKAVGFTGFHQLRQELRHTYLGRLEPLELIERQRASSRNVYRAAILRDVQNLHNLLETIDTRTLDRFASQMLAARQVLIVAFGSYAAPAIALTHLCAALDINVRTETRGRVHWATHLTGLTSRDLVIGIGFWQCDRDVVAAVQWASEHGIPTVAIADSSVSPLARHAKLRVIVPTEGMLFFQSVTASLSVVYGLISAMWTRMPPARRARYWRIRRAFRDLAVFVT
- a CDS encoding 2-dehydropantoate 2-reductase N-terminal domain-containing protein, with product MRVTIVGSGAIGGIAGAWMSMAGEDVTFVDVNREHVEQLRTKGLLIDGGRGDHRLGPQKAFTPDELTDPLECVFLAVKSQHTKAAVEGIKRLLAPGGFVVSLQNGLVNEDEIASVIGRERTVGALPDYGGAYVDPGHLEFVIEGPVYAGELDGRITPRIKEVHRLLAHVAEAELLTDIKARIWAKTCFGAQIVASALVDAPSYLVVGEERARRVVGPLVREALEVAYAHHVDVPGGPFFKPELYFPRTPEDTRRLFALHG